One Curtobacterium sp. BH-2-1-1 genomic region harbors:
- a CDS encoding pyridoxal-dependent decarboxylase, producing the protein MTALIELLTSANAERYRTTVTTTVDRLADRISDVDRPTTDTAADELRARVAAVDLDAEPLGTDRALAELDDLFVREAVWFHDPAYLAHLNCPVALPAVAAESVLAAVNTSVDTWDQSRIGTDIERHVVAWLAGRIGFASGDGVFTSGGSQSNLQALLLAREAVTAATAATAATAPMLTVFATAESHFSVRKSARLLGLADDAVVDVPTDRAGRMRPAALAEAIAAARTVGRTPMAVVATAGTTDRGVIDPLEPIADVCDLEDVWLHVDAAYGCGLLVSPTRRHLLDGIERARSVTADLHKSFFQPVSSSALVVRDPADLGRTAWYADYLNPEDAAEPNQVDKSLQTTRRFDALKLWATLRASGAEAVGRAFDAVIDLAAATHAIVDEHPDLVLVAPTQLSTVLFRWQPAGVTDADADALVAPIRAALLAEGRVLIAKTVIDGRPCNKLTLLNPETTPAQMRASLDHVAATAARVRAATSAPEGATR; encoded by the coding sequence GTGACAGCCCTCATCGAATTGCTGACCTCTGCCAACGCCGAGCGCTACCGGACCACCGTCACCACGACGGTCGACCGGCTCGCGGACCGCATCTCCGACGTCGACCGACCGACGACCGACACCGCCGCGGACGAACTCCGGGCCCGCGTCGCCGCCGTCGACCTCGACGCGGAACCCCTCGGGACGGACCGGGCGCTCGCCGAGCTCGACGACCTGTTCGTCCGCGAGGCCGTCTGGTTCCACGACCCGGCGTACCTCGCCCACCTCAACTGCCCCGTCGCGCTGCCCGCGGTCGCGGCGGAGTCGGTGCTCGCCGCCGTGAACACCTCGGTGGACACCTGGGACCAGTCACGGATCGGGACCGACATCGAGCGGCACGTGGTGGCGTGGCTCGCCGGGCGCATCGGGTTCGCGAGCGGTGACGGGGTGTTCACCTCGGGCGGGTCCCAGTCGAACCTGCAGGCGCTGCTGCTGGCGCGAGAAGCAGTGACGGCAGCGACGGCCGCGACAGCCGCGACGGCCCCGATGCTCACCGTCTTCGCCACCGCCGAGTCCCACTTCAGCGTGCGCAAGTCCGCCCGGCTCCTCGGCCTCGCCGACGACGCCGTCGTCGACGTCCCCACCGACCGAGCTGGCCGGATGCGTCCCGCGGCTCTCGCCGAGGCGATCGCGGCCGCCCGCACGGTCGGCCGCACCCCGATGGCCGTCGTCGCCACGGCGGGCACCACCGACCGCGGCGTGATCGACCCGCTCGAGCCGATCGCCGACGTGTGCGACCTCGAGGACGTCTGGCTCCACGTCGACGCGGCGTACGGCTGCGGCCTGCTCGTGTCCCCGACCCGTCGGCACCTGCTCGACGGGATCGAGCGTGCGCGGAGCGTGACCGCCGACCTGCACAAGTCGTTCTTCCAGCCGGTGTCGTCGAGCGCTCTGGTCGTCCGCGACCCCGCCGACCTCGGCCGCACGGCCTGGTACGCGGACTACCTCAACCCCGAGGACGCCGCCGAGCCGAACCAGGTCGACAAGTCCCTGCAGACCACCAGGCGGTTCGACGCGTTGAAGCTCTGGGCGACCCTCCGAGCGTCCGGCGCCGAGGCCGTCGGGCGGGCGTTCGACGCGGTGATCGACCTCGCGGCGGCGACGCACGCGATCGTCGACGAGCACCCGGACCTCGTGCTCGTCGCGCCGACGCAGCTCAGCACCGTGCTGTTCCGGTGGCAGCCCGCCGGCGTGACCGACGCGGACGCCGACGCACTGGTGGCCCCGATCCGTGCGGCCCTCCTCGCCGAGGGGCGGGTGCTCATCGCGAAGACCGTGATCGACGGGCGCCCCTGCAACAAGCTGACGCTGCTCAACCCGGAGACGACCCCGGCGCAGATGCGCGCCTCGCTCGACCACGTCGCCGCGACGGCAGCGCGCGTCCGCGCGGCCACCTCCGCCCCGGAAGGAGCAACGCGATGA